A genomic region of Nymphaea colorata isolate Beijing-Zhang1983 chromosome 2, ASM883128v2, whole genome shotgun sequence contains the following coding sequences:
- the LOC116248003 gene encoding uncharacterized protein LOC116248003, with amino-acid sequence MTFCCTRSFLCLTVLHRPALPLPRSGRTLAALAMPTSFDDPPASSSPFSASPNVNRPDLLDPSAGGGSADHTNTLIGGSAPGPEGVLADPASNGNDAEFGFYRPDMYKSPLVGTVDMYERHVFLCYKTAESWPPRIEASEFDRLPRIFAAALKARSGSMPRKTRLTICEGRDGTETSNGDVLIFPDMIRYRSLTHFDVDSFVEDVLVKDTDWISGTPEALTGSYVFVCAHGSRDRKCGVCGPPLIKKFKDEIEAHGLKGQISVSPCSHIGGHKYAGNVIIFGASVGGVVTGHWYGYVTLDDVSVLLNQHIGKGEIVDRIWRGQMGLSEEEQKRSQEQRLRLNGEAVSVDGTTSEKTARDNEIITESTASDKGVMGCCGGSGGGFTCCQDIGRSEGNGGVDIKKKSGGEDASPARNKCASAKSKGWSCSLPSWFETWEKEDTFAALAIIGAVASVVVAYSFYRRSH; translated from the exons ATGACATTTTGCTGCACTCGTTCATTTCTGTGCCTCACCGTTCTCCACCGACCCGCGCTCCCGCTTCCCCGCTCCGGCCGAACCCTAGCCGCCCTCGCCATGCCGACCTCCTTCGACGACCCCCCGGCGTCCTCCTCCCCTTTCTCCGCCAGCCCCAACGTCAACCGCCCTGACCTCCTCGACCCTTCCGCAGGCGGCGGCTCTGCAGACCACACCAACACTCTGATCGGCGGGAGCGCACCGGGACCGGAGGGCGTCCTCGCCGATCCGGCTAGCAACGGCAACGATGCCGAGTTCGGGTTCTATCGCCCGGACATGTACAAGAGTCCGCTGGTCGGCACCGTGGACATGTACGAGCGCCATGTGTTCCTCTGCTACAAGACCGCTGAGAGCTGGCCGCCCCGCATCGAGGCCTCTGAGTTCGATCGCCTGCCTCGCATCTTCGCCGCCGCCCTCAAGGCTCGCAGCGGCAGCATGCCGCGCAAG ACTCGACTGACTATATGTGAAGGGCGCGATGGAACTGAAACTTCGAACGGCGATGTCTTAATTTTCCCTGATATGATCCGATATAG GAGTTTGACTCATTTTGATGTGGATTCTTTCGTTGAGGATGTGCTGGTGAAAGATACTGACTGGATCTCTGGAACCCCTGAAGCATTAACAGGCtcatatgtttttgtttgtgcCCATGGTAGCCGTGATCGGAAATGTGGTGTTTGTGGGCCGCCTCTTATTAAGAAGTTCAAGGATGAAATTGAAGCACATGGACTGAAGGGTCAAATTTCTGTGAGCCCATGTTCTCACATTGGTGGGCATAAGTATGCTGGCAATGTGATCATTTTTGGAGCAAGCGTTGGAGGAGTGGTCACTGGTCATTG gTATGGGTACGTCACTCTTGATGATGTTTCTGTACTCCTAAACCAACATATTGGCAAGGGAGAGATTGTTGATCGGATTTGGAG GGGTCAGATGGGCCTGTCTGAGGAAGAGCAGAAAAGAAGCCAAGAGCAGAGGCTTCGGCTAAATGGAGAGGCAGTTTCTGTCGATGGAACCACTTCAGAGAAAACTGCCAGGGATAATGAAATTATCacagagagcaccgcttctgaTAAAGGTGTAATGGGCTGCTGTGGTGGCTCAGGCGGTGGGTTTACTTGTTGCCAAGATATAGGGAGGTCTGAAGGCAATGGTGGTGttgacataaagaaaaaatctgGCGGAGAGGATGCATCCCCTGCGCGCAACAAGTGTGCATCTGCGAAGAGCAAGGGATGGTCTTGTTCACTTCCATCATGGTTCGAGACATGGGAGAAGGAGGACACATTTGCAGCCTTGGCCATAATTGGAGCCGTTGCCTCGGTTGTTGTGGCCTACAGCTTCTATAGGAGGTCACACTGA
- the LOC116249109 gene encoding inorganic phosphate transporter 2-1, chloroplastic, giving the protein MTLHLLCLKNSGLQLHLFCSKNGSGLHNHLCSKSTPFLHSTAFSRRYINFQRNPRIRYITLTPKFLPSASSLASFREEEGHDAPASAVPRQEEETQGMARAFNVSSRTATAVSVCISMAALSLPLAMSSLGQGMGLRNKVLSYVTLLSGFYMAWNIGANDVANAMGTSVGSGALSLRQAVLTAAVLEFSGAFLMGRHVTSTMQKGILMSSVFQGKENLLFAGLLSCLAAAGTWLQVASFYGWPVSTTHCIVGAMVGFGLVYGGIGAVFWTSLARVASSWVISPVMGAAVSFIVYKCIRRFVYSAPNPGQAAAAAAPVAVLIGVTGISFAAFPLSKIPVLACLQALACGIVGAVLVSKVIHRQLGHLLYSDGAPKGETRSPQNVGFLSDIAGPTGTELEIVYGVFGYMQVLSACFMSFAHGANDVSNAIGPLAAALSILHGGASDAVVMIPTDVIAWGGFGIVAGLLIWGYRVIATIGKKITELTPTRGFAAEFAAASVVLVASKLGLPISATHTLVGAVMGVGFARGLNSVRAETVREIVASWAVTIPVGALLSVCYTAILTRLLSFSL; this is encoded by the exons ATGACTTTGCATCTGCTGTGTTTAAAAAATTCTGGTCTCCAACTGCACTTGTTCTGCTCAAAGAATGGCAGCGGTCTCCACAACCATCTGTGCTCCAAGAGCactccatttcttcattcaactGCCTTCTCCAGACGGTACATCAACTTCCAGAGGAACCCCAGAATCAGATACATCACCCTCACACCGAAATTCCTGCCCTCTGCCTCCTCTCTGGCTTCCTTCAGGGAAGAAGAAGGTCACGATGCCCCGGCCTCTGCTGTGCCCAGGCAGGAGGAGGAGACGCAAGGGATGGCGAGGGCTTTCAACGTGTCGTCCCGGACGGCGACGGCCGTTTCTGTGTGCATTTCCATGGCTGCCCTGAGCCTGCCCCTGGCGATGTCCTCACTTGGGCAGGGCATGGGGCTAAGGAACAAGGTTCTATCCTATGTCACTTTGCTGTCCGGGTTCTACATGGCGTGGAACATCGGCGCCAATGACGTAGCCAATGCAATGGGGACGTCGGTGGGATCGGGGGCGCTGAGCCTGCGGCAGGCGGTCCTGACGGCCGCAGTGCTCGAGTTCTCCGGTGCCTTCCTGATGGGAAGGCATGTTACCAGCACTATGCAGAAGGGGATCCTTATGTCCAGCGTCTTCCAGGGGAAGGAAAACCTTCTGTTCGCCGGATTGTTGTCTTGCTTAGCTGCCGCAGGCACCTGGTTGCAG GTTGCTTCTTTCTATGGCTGGCCAGTGTCCACCACACACTGTATAGTAGGGGCAATGGTGGGATTTGGACTGGTCTATGGTGGAATTGGTGCAGTTTTCTGGACATCGCTAGCAAGGGTAGCTTCTTCGTGGGTGATCTCGCCTGTCATGGGAGCTGCAGTGTCCTTCATTGTCTACAAATGCATTCGGAGG TTTGTGTACAGTGCTCCAAACCCAGGccaagcagcagcagcagctgctCCAGTTGCAGTTCTTATTGGTGTCACTGGCATCTCCTTTGCTGCTTTCCCCCTTAGCAAGATTCCAGTTCTTGCATGCCTGCAGGCACTTGCGTGTGGCATAGTAGGTGCAGTTCTTGTAAGTAAAGTCATCCACAGACAACTTGGTCACCTTCTCTATTCTGATGGTGCACCGAAAGGCGAAACTAGAAGCCCTCAGAACGTAGGTTTCCTGTCCGATATTGCCGGTCCCACTGGCACTGAGCTGGAGATTGTCTATGGTGTCTTTGGCTACATGCAGGTTTTATCTGCTTGTTTCATGTCCTTTGCCCATGGAGCAAATGATGTGTCAAATGCTATTGGCCCATTGGCAGCTGCATTATCAATTCTCCATGGTGGCGCCTCTGATGCTGTAGTCATGATCCCAACTGATGTCATCGCTTGGGGTGGATTTGGTATAGTTGCTGGATTGTTGATATGGGGATACAGGGTAATTGCGACGATTGGTAAAAAGATAACAGAGTTGACTCCGACCAGAGGTTTTGCAGCAGAGTTTGCTGCTGCATCAGTGGTGTTGGTGGCATCAAAACTCGGCCTTCCAATATCTGCAACCCATACTCTCGTTGGGGCAGTCATGGGGGTCGGTTTTGCCAGGGGACTCAACAGTGTGAGGGCAGAGACTGTTCGAGAAATTGTTGCATCATGGGCAGTCACCATTCCTGTTGGTGCATTGTTATCAGTTTGTTATACTGCAATCCTAACAAGGCTACTATCATTCTCCTTGTAG
- the LOC116246927 gene encoding U-box domain-containing protein 52-like → MNTMSGEIRPEIEIEEEQSRHGGEGRGHRGEVRQETIGFSEIEEEVTVAGGRGESDDGAWYVAVGRDEESSLDALQWTLRNRCLNKGGAHLPSSPPSPSPSSSTSSSSSTSYRGCVYLVHVFPPVTHIPTPVGKLAKSQVTHEQLKLYKKEENNRRRSLLQKYIKLCDDAKVKVDTILIESSTTAKAILELIPVLQIRRLVIGAKRSSRWSKKPSSKAEFLQKNAPEFCEIIVISDGKQLPENQNVSGTEPSSPTTGSSRKNTATLHSPRSSKSKSEVSPRQQERNFFECTCFSGKFS, encoded by the exons ATGAACACAATGTCCGGCGAGATACGGCCGGAAATTGAGATTGAGGAAGAGCAAAGCAGGCacggaggagaaggaagaggtCATCGTGGTGAGGTTCGGCAGGAGACGATTGGGTTCTCGGAGATTGAGGAAGAGGTAACAGTTGCCGGAGGACGAGGAGAAAGCGACGACGGCGCGTGGTATGTGGCAGTAGGAAGGGACGAAGAGTCGAGCTTGGACGCCCTGCAATGGACGTTGAGGAACCGCTGCCTCAACAAGGGTGGTGCCCACTTaccttcttctcccccttctccttctccttcttcttcaacttcttcctcttcctccacgtCCTATAGAGGCTGCGTCTACCTGgttcatgtcttccctcctgtCACTCATATCCCCACTCCCG TTGGGAAGCTAGCAAAGAGTCAAGTGACCCACGAGCAATTGAAACTgtacaagaaggaagagaacaaCAGGAGAAGAAGTCTCCTCCAAAAGTACATAAAGCTATGCGACGACGCCAAG GTTAAGGTGGATACCATACTAATAGAGAGCAGCACAACGGCGAAGGCCATACTGGAACTCATTCCAGTTCTTCAAATCAGAAGGCTTGTCATTGGTGCGAAGCGCTCCTCCAG ATGGTCAAAGAAGCCATCTTCCAAAGCTGAGTTCCTCCAGAAGAATGCACCTGAGTTCTGTGAAATCATAGTTATCAGTGACGGCAAGCAACTTCCGGAAAACCAGAACGTATCTGGAACTGAACCTTCATCACCTACCACAGGCTCTTCCAGGAAAAACACTGCTACCCTCCACAGTCCTCGCAGTTCAAAGAGCAAGAGCGAAGTTTCACCACGCCAACAGGAGCGCAACTTCTTTGAGTGCACCTGCTTCTCTGGTAAATTcagttaa
- the LOC116247908 gene encoding serine/threonine-protein kinase D6PK-like encodes MAASGLSASSRKHSSVPVGRQVSSSALPNCSKETSEGAPASASRINNLFTELPTCYHHQHSLHPPPSSLGSICPLQPGSLKSQCKHGGDSSDVSVTGKHLNNSFQQGSSRNHPQNAVPVFSEASTLRAQLRNGLSQNSHSNPCKSPPDALVTPTSAGKAFTLKQLVAVEDCPDTAEVANEPECNSQNRGQTDPGADSSCTTSDHGTASGSPLSEDQLAEANAMKESAVTAMVSERTSEENANISEKTQINNSATDLAESGKTSMCRGSNSSSISDESSCSSFSCSINKPHKANDSRWEAIQAVRAREGVLGLSHFRLLKRLGCGDIGSVYLAELCGTKCFFAMKVMDKVALAGRKKLVRAQTEREILQSLDHPFLPTLYTHFETETFSCLVMEFCPGGDLHTLRQRQPGKCFPEHAARFYVAEVLLALEYLHMLGIIYRDLKPENVLVRDDGHVMLSDFDLSLRCAFSPTLVKSTNTDASKNHPSYCVQPACIEPSCVIQPSCVQPTCFTPRFLVRKEKKLKPKFRNDASSAARPLPELIAEPTDARSMSFVGTHEYLAPEIIKGEGHGSAVDWWTFGIFLYELLFGKTPFKGSGNRATLFNVIGQPLRFPESPTVSFAARDLIRGLLVKEPQHRLAYRRGAAELKQHPFFQNVNWALIRCASPPDVPRPFEADCAPRVQVPASSASGKNAAGMDVKSSGNYLEIDFF; translated from the exons ATGGCTGCTTCCGGTTTATCAGCAAGTTCTCGAAAGCATTCGTCGGTGCCTGTAGGGCGCCAAGTATCATCTTCCGCGTTGCCTAATTGTTCCAAAGAGACGTCTGAAGGGGCCCCCGCCTCTGCTTCTCGGATCAACAATCTTTTTACTGAACTCCCAACCTGTTACCATCACCAACATTCCCTTCATCCCCCTCCTTCCTCTTTGGGTAGCATTTGTCCTCTGCAACCAGGATCACTAAAATCACAGTGTAAACATGGCGGGGATTCCTCGGATGTAAGCGTCACGGGGAAGCATTTAAACAACAGCTTTCAGCAGGGAAGTTCTCGTAACCATCCCCAAAATGCTGTTCCTGTTTTTTCTGAAGCCAGTACTTTGCGAGCGCAACTCCGTAATGGGCTATCACAAAATTCGCATTCAAACCCATGCAAGTCGCCGCCTGATGCACTTGTTACTCCAACCAGCGCAGGGAAGGCTTTCACTCTGAAGCAGCTTGTTGCGGTTGAGGATTGCCCTGATACGGCGGAGGTCGCTAATGAGCCGGAGTGCAATTCACAAAACCGGGGCCAAACAGATCCTGGAGCGGATTCTTCATGCACTACCAGTGACCATGGAACAGCTTCAGGCAGTCCGCTTTCAGAAGATCAGCTCGCTGAAGCTAACGCCATGAAGGAGAGCGCTGTGACTGCAATGGTTAGTGAAAGGACAAGTGAAGAAAATGCGAACATCAGTGAAAAGACTCAAATTAATAACTCTGCTACAGATCTAGCTGAAAGTGGGAAGACTAGCATGTGCAGAGGCAGTAATAGCAGCAGCATTAGTGATGAGAGCAGCTGCAGCAGCTTCTCCTGCAGCATTAACAAGCCTCACAAGGCGAACGATTCTAGGTGGGAAGCCATTCAAGCGGTTCGAGCACGAGAAGGAGTTCTTGGACTCAGTCATTTTAGGCTTTTAAAGAGGTTGGGATGTGGGGATATAGGCAGTGTATATTTAGCGGAGCTATGTGGAACCAAATGCTTCTTCGCTATGAAGGTAATGGATAAGGTAGCACTTGCTGGCAGGAAAAAATTGGTGAGGGCTCAGACTGAAAGAGAGATATTGCAGTCTCTCGACCATCCATTTCTACCCACTTTGTACACTCATTTTGAAACCGAAACATTCTCGTGTTTGGTTATGGAGTTTTGTCCTGGGGGAGACCTGCACACGCTTCGGCAGAGGCAACCAGGAAAGTGTTTCCCTGAACATGCAGCTAG GTTTTATGTAGCGGAGGTACTACTTGCTCTAGAGTACCTACACATGCTTGGGATCATTTACAGAGACCTGAAACCAGAGAATGTGTTGGTAAGGGATGATGGGCATGTCATGCTCTCGGACTTTGATCTGTCTTTGAGGTGTGCTTTTTCCCCAACACTTGTGAAGTCTACTAACACAGACGCGTCCAAAAATCATCCGTCTTACTGTGTCCAACCTGCCTGTATAGAACCTTCATGTGTTATCCAGCCCTCATGTGTTCAACCAACCTGCTTTACTCCACGGTTTCTtgtaagaaaggaaaagaaactcAAACCTAAGTTCAGAAATGATGCTAGCAGTGCGGCAAGGCCCCTTCCAGAACTCATCGCAGAACCCACAGATGCCAGGTCAATGTCCTTTGTGGGGACTCATGAGTACTTGGCTCCAGAGATCATCAAAGGTGAAGGCCATGGAAGTGCTGTCGACTGGTGGACTTTTGGGATTTTCCTATATGAACTTTTGTTTGGAAAGACTCCTTTCAAAGGGTCGGGGAACCGTGCTACCCTTTTTAATGTGATAGGGCAGCCTCTGAGGTTCCCAGAGTCACCAACGGTGAGCTTTGCTGCAAGGGACTTGATTCGTGGTTTGCTTGTGAAAGAACCACAGCACCGGCTTGCGTATAGGCGGGGCGCAGCAGAATTGAAACAACATCCATTTTTCCAGAATGTCAATTGGGCCCTTATAAGGTGTGCCAGTCCACCAGATGTGCCAAGACCATTTGAAGCTGATTGTGCACCCAGAGTACAGGTGCCAGCTTCTTCTGCAAGTGGAAAGAATGCTGCGGGTATGGATGTCAAATCTTCAGGTAACTATCTGGAGATTGATTTCTTTTGA